From Thermoflavifilum aggregans, a single genomic window includes:
- a CDS encoding DNA polymerase Y family protein, whose amino-acid sequence MNRNTVHARPDQGYVMFVDMNSFFASCEQQMNYYLRGRPVGVCVYTGENGCVIAPSIEAKQRGVKTGMRLREAMQLCPELVPLESRPERYREFHIRIMEVLRRYAEEVIPKSIDEAVMDLRTYKLVYPDLIVLARQIKKDIREQVGEWLRCSIGIAPNAFLAKLGTELQKPDGLVMITPENIDQVLAGLSLTDLPGIGERMAQRLRKGGIHTPLELRHASPYHLRRVCQSIVGLHWHYRLNFAEVDIMDHPYKTMQAMRQISAAQRQRIQSLHDLLVALCMTLERRMVSQKVCCREVAVQFTYTYTRQWHQVIRLPKPVQEGIWLLQAIRQRMEHFVRTHHCEPLINDQLTAMGVSVSDFVPEELVPLSLFEEPLRRQNLLRAVYDIKDRFGPDKLIKAVELSDVQPMKDAIGFGSVKDLHARKT is encoded by the coding sequence ATGAACCGGAATACCGTCCACGCAAGGCCTGATCAAGGATATGTGATGTTTGTGGATATGAACAGCTTTTTTGCCAGTTGTGAGCAGCAGATGAACTATTACTTGAGAGGGCGTCCGGTAGGAGTTTGTGTGTATACGGGAGAAAACGGATGTGTTATTGCTCCTTCCATTGAAGCAAAGCAACGGGGCGTAAAAACGGGCATGCGGTTGCGGGAAGCCATGCAGCTGTGTCCTGAACTGGTGCCGCTGGAATCCCGGCCTGAGCGGTATCGCGAATTCCACATCCGCATCATGGAAGTACTCAGGCGTTATGCAGAAGAAGTGATTCCCAAAAGCATTGATGAGGCCGTGATGGACCTGCGGACTTACAAGCTGGTGTATCCGGATCTGATAGTATTGGCCAGGCAGATCAAGAAAGATATCCGCGAGCAGGTGGGTGAATGGCTGCGGTGTTCCATTGGCATTGCGCCCAATGCTTTTCTGGCCAAGCTGGGTACCGAATTGCAAAAACCGGATGGATTGGTGATGATTACTCCGGAAAATATAGATCAGGTGCTTGCAGGCCTGTCGCTGACGGATCTGCCGGGTATTGGCGAGCGGATGGCCCAACGGTTGCGCAAGGGAGGTATCCATACGCCGCTGGAATTGCGCCATGCCTCTCCCTATCATTTGCGCCGGGTCTGCCAGAGCATTGTGGGCCTGCATTGGCATTACCGCCTCAATTTTGCGGAGGTGGATATCATGGATCATCCTTACAAAACCATGCAGGCCATGCGGCAGATTTCAGCTGCCCAGCGGCAGCGGATACAATCGCTGCATGATCTGCTGGTGGCACTGTGCATGACGCTGGAGCGCCGGATGGTGAGCCAAAAGGTCTGTTGCCGGGAAGTGGCCGTACAGTTCACCTACACCTATACACGCCAGTGGCATCAGGTTATCCGATTGCCAAAACCCGTACAGGAAGGCATATGGCTGCTGCAGGCCATCCGTCAGCGGATGGAGCATTTTGTGCGTACCCACCACTGCGAGCCGCTCATCAACGACCAGCTTACAGCCATGGGCGTCTCCGTATCGGATTTTGTGCCGGAAGAGCTGGTACCTCTAAGTCTGTTTGAAGAGCCACTACGCCGGCAAAACCTGCTGCGCGCCGTGTATGATATCAAAGATCGCTTTGGCCCGGACAAGCTGATAAAAGCGGTGGAACTTTCCGACGTGCAGCCTATGAAAGATGCCATCGGCTTTGGCTCGGTGAAAGATCTCCATGCCCGTAAAACCTGA
- a CDS encoding acyltransferase family protein → MTDILQKRFLSLDVLRGMTICFMIIVNTGAPGVQAYPPLEHAHWFGFTPTDLVFPTFMFVVGNAMSFSMPKYIERGPAIFWQKVIKRTVIIFLLGYLMYWFPFFDFTDSGQFYWKPFSHTRIMGVLQRIALGYFFGSIIVYYLSTRAVILLSALMLLGYWALLYLFGDPHAPLSMTGNAVLRLDRFLFGDNHLYHGEGIHFDPEGVLSTLPAIVNVLYGYLAGKFIQEKGKSYETIARLMIWGSLLVFVALFWNLSFPIAKKLWTSPFVLYTVGLDLLILGVLMYVLEVRTDVLNRPGMQRLIYFFLVFGRNPLFLYLVSELLITILWMIPVGDNDLPQWVSDHIFQKIATGAFGGLLYSLSYMLICWLIGLWLDRRRIYIRV, encoded by the coding sequence ATGACAGACATCTTGCAAAAACGCTTCCTGTCGCTCGACGTGCTCCGGGGAATGACCATTTGTTTCATGATTATTGTAAATACAGGTGCCCCCGGCGTTCAGGCCTATCCGCCATTGGAACATGCCCATTGGTTTGGATTTACACCCACGGATCTGGTGTTTCCCACGTTCATGTTCGTGGTGGGCAATGCCATGAGTTTTTCCATGCCCAAATACATCGAGCGCGGGCCTGCTATTTTCTGGCAAAAGGTGATCAAACGCACGGTCATTATCTTTTTGCTAGGATACCTCATGTACTGGTTCCCTTTTTTTGATTTTACCGACAGTGGTCAGTTTTACTGGAAGCCTTTCAGCCATACCCGGATCATGGGGGTATTGCAACGCATAGCCCTGGGTTATTTCTTCGGTTCCATCATCGTCTACTACCTTTCCACGAGAGCTGTCATCCTCCTGTCTGCCCTCATGCTGCTGGGCTACTGGGCCCTGCTATATCTGTTCGGCGATCCTCATGCACCGTTGAGCATGACCGGCAATGCGGTATTGCGGCTCGACAGGTTTCTGTTTGGCGATAACCATCTCTATCACGGAGAAGGCATTCATTTCGATCCGGAAGGCGTGCTCAGTACGCTACCGGCTATCGTCAACGTGCTGTATGGCTACCTGGCAGGCAAATTCATCCAGGAAAAAGGAAAATCATACGAAACCATTGCCCGGCTTATGATCTGGGGATCGCTGCTGGTGTTTGTAGCCTTATTCTGGAACCTGAGTTTTCCTATAGCCAAAAAACTCTGGACCAGTCCGTTTGTGCTTTACACGGTAGGACTGGATCTGCTCATCCTGGGTGTGCTGATGTATGTGCTGGAAGTACGAACCGACGTGCTGAACCGGCCAGGCATGCAGCGGCTGATTTATTTCTTTTTGGTTTTTGGGAGAAATCCGCTTTTCCTTTATCTGGTTTCCGAATTACTGATTACGATTTTGTGGATGATTCCGGTGGGTGACAATGATCTTCCGCAGTGGGTAAGTGATCACATTTTTCAGAAGATAGCAACAGGAGCTTTCGGTGGACTTCTGTATTCATTGAGCTATATGTTGATTTGCTGGCTTATTGGCCTCTGGCTGGATCGCCGCCGGATATACATCCGGGTGTAA
- a CDS encoding response regulator, with product MIKVFITDDHYMVVEGIRSLLMNEHDIELIGSASTVASCKAFLAHQLPDVLLLDISLPDGNGIDLCKELKQKYPGLYILGLSTFNQASYISEMMDNGASGYVLKNATQKELTEAIRLAHIGKTYMAFEVAKTLHTAKLETNDKIILSRREKEVLNLIKNGFTNTEIAATLHLSVNTVDTYRKSLLTKLDAKNTADLVRLAFMYKLISLE from the coding sequence ATGATTAAAGTATTTATCACAGACGATCATTACATGGTTGTGGAAGGCATCAGGTCTTTACTGATGAATGAACATGATATTGAACTCATCGGCTCGGCTTCCACGGTGGCTTCCTGCAAGGCATTTCTGGCTCATCAACTACCTGATGTGCTCTTATTAGACATTAGTTTACCCGACGGGAACGGAATAGACCTTTGTAAAGAACTGAAACAAAAATATCCGGGGCTTTATATTTTAGGACTTAGCACTTTTAATCAGGCCAGCTATATAAGTGAAATGATGGACAACGGGGCCTCTGGTTATGTATTAAAAAATGCTACACAAAAAGAATTAACCGAAGCCATCCGTCTTGCCCATATTGGCAAAACCTATATGGCTTTTGAAGTGGCTAAAACACTACATACAGCAAAACTGGAAACCAACGATAAGATAATTCTGAGCAGAAGAGAAAAGGAAGTACTAAACCTGATAAAAAATGGATTTACCAATACTGAAATTGCTGCAACATTGCATCTCAGCGTCAATACCGTAGATACCTACCGTAAAAGTTTACTGACGAAACTGGATGCAAAGAACACGGCCGATCTTGTGCGGCTTGCATTCATGTATAAGCTGATTTCTTTAGAATAA
- a CDS encoding tetratricopeptide repeat-containing sensor histidine kinase, translating into MQLAVLYETVDTSQSARIYEEAIRFARNKKLPFETANLYFNRSFLFQAAGKYDEALHSLDTALFFIDQSSHPNTAFKKAQIVSQLASVYKELNQYEISIEYHLQSNQLFEEINRPAGLITSLLNTAVLYKELQDYTRQEFYARKALSIARKTQNKDDLLIAYTYVAHALSEQDKVKDAKVYIDSAALYINNYHQNQPIALLNYYLIRGSIFLQLNKLDSSFQSFKKAYDLSQNQSAFGRYQSLLQMGNVRRKEKKFDEAEKYLLEALEGINKTGELAQKNIAFQYLADLYEDRGDTKKALEYYKKYKSISDSVASLKNKNLATSLEKKYESEKKEATIKWQQKQLENQKRLIYMLGITALLFATILLLSYRTYRQKQKIQQQRINELETEKELSAIKAVLKGEEQERTRLAKDLHDGLSGMLSGIKYTLQNIKGNLIMNPENQQALERSIDMLDNSIKEMRRIAHNMMPEVLVRYGLDTALKDYATEINKTGIIKVIYQSMEMEDKDMDQTTAITVFRIVQELLNNVIKHAQATEVLVQVFRQMSKLVINVEDNGKGFDVTLSKEMGGMGWKNIYSRVEMLKGSIDVHSAPDKGTFVSLELNIE; encoded by the coding sequence ATGCAACTGGCTGTTTTATATGAAACTGTGGATACTTCCCAATCGGCCAGGATTTATGAAGAGGCTATTCGTTTTGCACGAAATAAAAAATTGCCTTTTGAAACAGCTAATTTATATTTTAATCGCTCCTTTCTTTTTCAAGCAGCTGGAAAATATGATGAAGCACTTCACAGTCTCGATACTGCCCTCTTTTTTATAGACCAGAGCTCCCATCCCAATACAGCATTTAAAAAAGCTCAGATAGTAAGCCAGCTTGCCTCTGTGTATAAAGAATTGAACCAATATGAAATAAGTATCGAATACCATCTGCAAAGCAATCAACTTTTCGAAGAAATTAACAGACCGGCTGGTTTGATTACTTCTCTGCTTAACACCGCTGTTCTTTACAAAGAATTACAAGATTATACTCGGCAGGAATTCTATGCTCGAAAAGCGCTATCTATTGCAAGAAAAACGCAAAACAAAGATGATTTGCTTATTGCATATACCTATGTAGCGCATGCCCTATCAGAACAAGACAAGGTTAAAGATGCAAAAGTATATATAGACAGTGCAGCATTGTACATAAATAATTATCATCAAAATCAACCAATAGCTTTGTTAAATTATTATCTTATTCGAGGTTCCATTTTTCTCCAGTTAAACAAGTTAGATTCTTCTTTTCAGTCATTTAAAAAAGCCTATGACTTGTCACAAAACCAATCCGCTTTTGGCAGGTATCAATCGCTTCTTCAAATGGGAAATGTGCGGAGAAAAGAAAAAAAATTCGATGAGGCTGAAAAATATTTACTGGAAGCACTCGAAGGAATTAATAAAACCGGAGAGCTGGCACAAAAAAATATTGCCTTCCAATATTTAGCAGACCTGTATGAAGACCGGGGCGATACCAAAAAAGCGCTGGAATATTATAAAAAATATAAATCAATTTCAGATTCTGTTGCCAGCTTAAAAAACAAAAATCTGGCTACATCCTTAGAAAAGAAATATGAATCAGAAAAAAAGGAAGCTACTATTAAGTGGCAGCAAAAACAACTCGAAAACCAGAAACGACTGATATATATGCTGGGTATAACAGCATTGTTGTTTGCCACTATCTTATTGCTCTCCTACAGAACCTATCGTCAAAAACAAAAAATACAGCAACAACGCATCAATGAACTGGAAACTGAAAAGGAGCTCAGCGCTATAAAAGCTGTATTAAAAGGCGAGGAACAGGAAAGAACCCGGCTGGCCAAAGATTTGCATGATGGACTAAGCGGTATGTTATCAGGCATAAAATACACTTTACAAAATATAAAAGGAAACCTTATAATGAATCCGGAAAACCAGCAAGCCCTTGAAAGAAGTATTGATATGCTGGATAATTCTATAAAAGAAATGCGAAGAATAGCCCATAATATGATGCCCGAAGTACTGGTACGCTACGGACTGGATACAGCACTCAAAGATTATGCAACAGAAATTAATAAAACAGGAATAATAAAAGTGATATACCAGTCTATGGAAATGGAAGATAAAGATATGGACCAAACGACTGCTATCACGGTATTTCGCATCGTACAGGAGCTGCTGAACAATGTTATAAAGCATGCTCAGGCCACAGAAGTATTAGTACAGGTGTTCAGACAAATGAGTAAATTAGTGATAAATGTAGAAGACAACGGCAAAGGCTTTGATGTAACCCTAAGTAAAGAAATGGGGGGTATGGGCTGGAAGAATATCTACTCAAGGGTGGAAATGCTGAAGGGAAGTATAGATGTACATTCTGCGCCCGACAAAGGAACATTTGTAAGTTTAGAACTGAATATTGAATAA
- a CDS encoding OmpA family protein, with the protein MIYLLKKLLKQAGKLFLILPFLVILICDTDAQILKKLGEKVKSEVAKTVKNADNNQPPPSVNSTDTEQMSMAAQPSQNKAAYISKFDFIPGEEVIYYYDFSDVNIGDAPENWQIDGSAEVVEVEGYPGKYIMLNDHSAIIPEAFEELPDEFTVQFDLICTNPFAWGSNNLYFAFANTNPNQTPDGTHEDLGSVNNTVFWIGIHPGSQTAAANKGHGEYILRTRSGVKKGIFSAESFNDKEEGRFAKISIWRQKKRVRVYVNENKVLDLTSILPPDMIVNTLAWSAYRYFNDDKYFIGNIRIAKSLPDSRNDMLQTGKYSTTGILFDVNSAEIKPESYGILKEIAGHLKLAEGAKITIIGHTDSDGDETKNLELSKKRAEAVKKSLVNDFGISSSLIETEGKGESEPVAPNDTPQNKAKNRRVEFVIKK; encoded by the coding sequence ATGATTTACCTTCTAAAAAAACTGCTAAAGCAAGCCGGTAAATTGTTTTTGATATTACCTTTTTTAGTTATTCTGATTTGTGATACAGATGCACAAATCCTGAAAAAATTAGGGGAAAAAGTGAAAAGTGAAGTAGCTAAAACCGTTAAAAATGCTGATAATAATCAACCACCACCATCGGTAAATAGTACCGACACTGAGCAAATGAGTATGGCAGCTCAGCCTTCCCAAAACAAGGCAGCCTACATCAGTAAGTTTGATTTTATTCCAGGTGAAGAAGTGATTTACTATTATGATTTTTCTGATGTTAATATAGGAGATGCACCCGAAAATTGGCAGATAGACGGGTCGGCCGAGGTGGTGGAGGTAGAGGGATATCCCGGAAAATACATCATGCTCAACGATCACTCTGCCATCATACCGGAAGCATTTGAAGAATTACCGGATGAATTTACCGTACAGTTTGATTTGATTTGTACGAATCCTTTTGCATGGGGTTCTAACAATTTATATTTTGCTTTCGCCAATACTAATCCCAACCAAACGCCCGACGGAACGCATGAAGATCTGGGATCAGTAAATAACACGGTATTTTGGATAGGTATTCATCCGGGAAGTCAGACTGCCGCAGCTAATAAAGGTCATGGCGAATATATTTTAAGAACGAGATCGGGTGTAAAGAAGGGTATTTTTTCGGCCGAAAGTTTTAATGATAAAGAGGAAGGCAGATTTGCTAAAATTTCTATCTGGCGACAGAAAAAAAGAGTGCGGGTATATGTAAATGAAAATAAAGTGCTCGACCTAACGAGCATTTTGCCGCCTGATATGATTGTGAATACACTTGCCTGGAGTGCTTACAGATATTTTAACGATGATAAATATTTCATAGGAAATATTCGAATTGCCAAAAGCCTGCCTGATAGTCGTAATGATATGCTGCAAACGGGTAAGTACAGTACCACAGGAATTCTTTTTGATGTAAACAGTGCAGAAATCAAACCTGAATCATACGGTATATTAAAAGAGATTGCCGGGCATCTGAAATTGGCCGAAGGGGCAAAGATTACCATCATTGGGCATACCGACAGTGATGGTGATGAGACCAAAAATCTGGAGCTTTCCAAGAAAAGAGCCGAGGCTGTAAAAAAATCGCTGGTCAATGATTTTGGTATTTCTTCTTCATTGATTGAAACGGAAGGTAAAGGAGAATCAGAACCTGTGGCACCAAATGATACACCGCAGAATAAAGCTAAAAACAGACGGGTAGAATTTGTAATTAAGAAATAA
- a CDS encoding tetratricopeptide repeat protein, which translates to MKQYPFILLIMCLIWGMGFSNLLKAQQPTKKEMEDMQKMMEQMKNDPDMQKAMKQFGIDSKSIDKLMNNPSNISSNSYYEFDEFQVPKKNVSRINAIPALKINNSNLPEYLRIAQKCVEASLNTEQLKMVHQLLSYASSSPDTLAYMASGLWMSGLYLPATYVMAEASRLKPNVTNLNNFSAFLVMTGAEELALPVLQKLNRENPKNRYILNNIGQAWFGLGDLDNAIKYLDSTILIFPTHSQANQTKCVIQNAKGDKAGAIQSMKQSVKGAYSSTKENMLRKLGYKLEATDLNNSDLHMPADPLGFAKWMAIIPPFPKSYKEQMLLPPKWKDFYQQILDERTKLSEKASRLNMEYADSLVKRAERFKANPFKNQFKEPYLYAKADIILKYYTDDKDGHNAAKAKMINEEMKLTYDNMETYKTNAYQKYEKLKRRYFDPIGEGQQLPPGDMCKEVINLYNSWIKSSNSELEAFTIDFLKYKSKRLEAIAYFTQYTTDLQPLIDFTETSMKLAFLADLENIKPLLDYQSNFAWGCIQSELEKSHEENRKLADWDDLHCDKNITFSVPGIGSYHFSCNATSVNLDPLILPFKASFEQNLNTGEFVNATGSVGYGPVDVGAEYDFVKDNGAAFVEASTTVINENHGPIKINAGVKGRATIEFDKNGPCGLELEASGSVKVGNDAITVKGDTNVKWGWEAGGSGEAKGSIDSKALSTAIKAINFIKK; encoded by the coding sequence ATGAAGCAGTATCCTTTCATTCTTTTAATAATGTGCCTGATCTGGGGAATGGGCTTTTCAAATTTGCTAAAAGCCCAGCAGCCCACTAAAAAGGAAATGGAAGACATGCAGAAAATGATGGAGCAGATGAAGAATGACCCCGATATGCAAAAAGCCATGAAACAATTTGGGATAGACAGTAAATCCATTGATAAGTTGATGAACAATCCTTCAAACATCAGTTCCAATTCCTATTATGAGTTTGATGAATTTCAGGTGCCAAAAAAGAATGTATCACGAATAAATGCAATTCCTGCTCTAAAAATTAATAACAGTAATTTACCCGAGTATCTGCGTATTGCACAAAAATGTGTAGAAGCTTCTCTTAATACAGAGCAGCTTAAAATGGTTCATCAGTTACTTTCTTATGCCTCTTCGTCTCCTGACACCTTGGCTTATATGGCCAGTGGTTTATGGATGTCGGGGCTTTACCTTCCTGCTACTTATGTAATGGCTGAGGCGAGCCGCTTAAAACCAAATGTAACCAACCTGAATAATTTTTCGGCATTTCTGGTAATGACGGGTGCAGAAGAACTGGCGCTGCCTGTTCTGCAAAAGCTAAACAGAGAAAATCCTAAAAACAGGTATATACTCAATAATATTGGACAGGCCTGGTTTGGACTGGGCGATTTGGACAACGCAATTAAATATTTAGATAGTACTATTCTCATTTTTCCGACCCATTCTCAGGCCAACCAAACCAAATGTGTGATTCAGAATGCTAAGGGCGATAAAGCCGGCGCTATTCAATCCATGAAACAATCAGTAAAAGGTGCTTACAGCTCAACAAAAGAAAACATGTTACGCAAACTGGGTTATAAGCTCGAAGCTACAGACCTCAATAATTCAGATTTGCACATGCCTGCCGACCCGCTCGGATTTGCCAAATGGATGGCTATTATTCCACCCTTTCCAAAATCATATAAAGAACAAATGCTGCTTCCTCCCAAATGGAAAGATTTTTATCAGCAAATTCTGGATGAACGCACTAAGCTCAGTGAAAAGGCATCACGGTTAAATATGGAATATGCCGATTCATTGGTAAAACGTGCAGAAAGGTTTAAAGCAAATCCGTTTAAGAACCAGTTTAAAGAACCTTATTTATATGCCAAAGCAGATATAATACTTAAATATTATACGGACGATAAAGATGGTCATAATGCAGCTAAGGCAAAAATGATAAACGAGGAAATGAAGTTAACTTATGACAACATGGAAACGTATAAAACCAATGCTTATCAAAAGTATGAAAAACTAAAACGGAGATATTTCGACCCAATTGGAGAGGGACAGCAATTACCACCTGGCGATATGTGCAAGGAGGTTATTAATTTGTACAATTCGTGGATTAAATCTTCAAATAGCGAACTTGAAGCCTTCACTATTGATTTTTTAAAATACAAATCGAAGCGATTGGAGGCCATTGCCTATTTTACTCAATATACTACAGATTTGCAGCCACTGATTGATTTTACCGAAACATCGATGAAGCTTGCCTTTCTGGCTGACCTGGAAAATATTAAACCTCTTCTTGATTATCAATCAAACTTTGCGTGGGGATGTATTCAAAGTGAATTGGAGAAATCACATGAAGAAAACCGCAAATTGGCAGATTGGGACGATTTGCATTGCGATAAGAACATCACATTTAGTGTTCCGGGTATTGGCTCCTATCATTTCAGTTGTAATGCCACCTCTGTGAATCTGGATCCATTAATTCTTCCCTTCAAAGCCAGTTTTGAACAAAATCTTAATACCGGTGAGTTTGTGAATGCTACGGGCAGTGTTGGTTACGGACCTGTTGATGTGGGTGCCGAATATGATTTTGTGAAAGATAATGGTGCTGCATTTGTTGAAGCTTCTACTACTGTAATCAATGAAAATCACGGACCCATTAAGATAAATGCCGGTGTAAAAGGAAGAGCTACCATAGAGTTTGATAAAAATGGACCATGCGGATTAGAATTAGAAGCATCCGGAAGTGTAAAAGTTGGAAACGATGCTATAACTGTAAAAGGCGATACCAATGTAAAATGGGGATGGGAAGCCGGAGGCTCGGGAGAAGCCAAGGGCAGTATTGACAGTAAAGCGTTGAGCACAGCCATCAAGGCTATTAATTTCATTAAAAAATAA
- a CDS encoding tetratricopeptide repeat protein produces MQRYKTFTMTLNKYLLGILIVFFVSIVFTNISRAQQLSKEELELVIKSMEQACASPEAIEQFRKSVNAQDMASGSNVSGNISKLLTDFSIPARNEQRIKSVPKQVYNNTQLKKHLIVIVQKLDGWMNENDRKMVDFILQLPESNNPDNLAALANSFWMCANYNTALILMGKAALMKPDVDKLNNFAAFLEMMGGEELSLPILQRLNHDFPGNSTVLNNIGQAWFGLGDLEKAQKYLDSALLIFPAHPQANLTCAVIAESKGDINKAVQLLRRSITNAYSKDKENMLNRLGYEISEKDFSEKIHVPEDALGFDKWIAEIPKWPMNAMEVLELKPAWDEFFNQVETEEASLREKMAVLQKQWNELLNTSAEKGIPVPLQHRPVNLGPKASILFRYYAQDRDGRRRYQTDKIQYDGEWWTSMADSLIQQLNQKMLAIKSKYEGDPQKEKIMCEEMTKACNEFIGAMNLASQTYFKPLLDSKKKEISDDAYFGSITAAHDLEAEMAAINAKLKFLYLFSGNLRPTLVLDNGLPPTICIPEQTKKAHFRKLRDFDDINCNNKVEFTMPGIGSWGFYCNKSTFNFKPIFSPLGVSFIQNLNTNEFITGSVSIGKGPADITAAYDFENEKGSVNAGIKIGKKNLGPIELSAKATTKIEFDRSGISDVSIGVETAASAGNKIGGVKVGNDTRIGWNSGISGKTKGSITGIAVQIMNMK; encoded by the coding sequence ATGCAACGCTATAAAACATTTACAATGACTTTGAATAAATACCTTTTAGGTATTCTAATTGTCTTTTTTGTTAGCATTGTGTTTACTAATATTTCAAGGGCGCAGCAACTATCGAAAGAGGAACTTGAATTGGTCATTAAATCAATGGAACAGGCATGTGCTTCGCCTGAAGCCATCGAGCAATTCAGAAAAAGTGTAAATGCACAGGATATGGCATCAGGAAGCAATGTGTCTGGAAATATATCAAAATTACTTACAGATTTTTCAATTCCTGCCAGAAATGAACAGCGAATTAAATCAGTACCTAAACAAGTCTATAACAATACCCAATTAAAAAAACATCTCATTGTTATTGTTCAAAAGCTGGATGGATGGATGAACGAGAATGATAGAAAAATGGTTGACTTCATCCTACAGCTGCCGGAATCGAACAATCCGGATAATCTGGCTGCTCTTGCCAATTCGTTCTGGATGTGTGCCAATTACAATACCGCTTTAATTTTAATGGGCAAAGCAGCTCTAATGAAACCCGATGTTGATAAGCTCAACAATTTTGCAGCATTCCTTGAAATGATGGGCGGAGAAGAACTGTCGCTCCCGATTTTGCAACGGTTAAATCATGATTTTCCTGGCAACAGTACAGTTCTGAATAATATTGGGCAGGCATGGTTTGGTTTGGGTGATTTGGAAAAAGCACAGAAATACCTTGACAGTGCCCTTCTTATTTTTCCTGCTCATCCTCAGGCAAATCTTACCTGTGCTGTGATTGCCGAGTCGAAAGGTGACATTAATAAGGCAGTACAATTATTAAGAAGATCAATTACCAATGCATATAGCAAAGACAAGGAAAATATGTTAAACCGGCTGGGATACGAGATCTCAGAAAAGGATTTCTCCGAAAAGATTCATGTGCCGGAAGATGCTCTTGGATTTGATAAATGGATTGCAGAAATACCTAAATGGCCGATGAATGCGATGGAAGTGCTGGAATTGAAACCGGCTTGGGATGAATTTTTCAACCAGGTTGAAACAGAAGAAGCATCATTGCGTGAAAAAATGGCTGTACTTCAAAAACAGTGGAATGAATTGTTGAATACTTCAGCCGAGAAAGGGATACCTGTACCGCTTCAACATCGACCGGTAAACCTTGGCCCCAAAGCGAGTATCCTTTTCAGATATTATGCTCAGGATCGGGATGGCCGAAGACGCTACCAGACCGATAAGATACAATATGATGGAGAGTGGTGGACGAGCATGGCGGACAGTCTCATCCAGCAATTGAACCAAAAGATGCTGGCCATTAAATCGAAATATGAGGGTGATCCTCAAAAAGAGAAAATAATGTGCGAAGAAATGACCAAGGCTTGCAATGAGTTTATTGGTGCAATGAACCTTGCAAGTCAGACTTATTTTAAACCCCTTTTAGACAGCAAGAAAAAAGAAATCAGCGATGATGCATACTTCGGCTCAATTACAGCAGCCCACGATCTGGAGGCAGAGATGGCAGCTATCAATGCAAAACTTAAATTTTTGTACTTATTTTCCGGGAATTTACGCCCTACCCTTGTGCTTGATAACGGGCTACCTCCAACTATTTGTATTCCCGAACAAACCAAAAAAGCACATTTCAGAAAATTGAGAGATTTTGATGACATCAATTGTAACAACAAAGTTGAGTTTACAATGCCCGGCATAGGTTCGTGGGGATTTTATTGTAATAAATCAACATTCAATTTCAAACCGATATTCAGTCCCTTAGGAGTTTCTTTTATTCAAAATTTGAATACGAATGAATTTATTACTGGATCGGTAAGCATTGGTAAAGGCCCCGCAGATATTACAGCTGCGTACGATTTTGAGAATGAAAAAGGAAGTGTTAATGCGGGCATTAAAATTGGTAAAAAAAACCTGGGACCTATTGAGTTAAGCGCCAAGGCCACTACTAAAATCGAATTTGACCGGAGTGGAATCAGTGATGTGAGTATAGGGGTAGAAACAGCCGCCTCAGCAGGTAATAAAATCGGTGGGGTTAAGGTTGGAAATGATACCCGGATTGGGTGGAATTCAGGAATATCAGGAAAAACTAAGGGAAGTATAACTGGTATAGCCGTACAAATAATGAATATGAAATAA